The genome window TTATAAAGAGGCGGGACGGACGCAGTTTACCTGTTAGCATAAGCGCTGCGCCGCTCCTGGACAATACAGGGGACGTGATAGGCGGCGTCGAGACCTTCAGGGATATCACATCCGAGGTGGAGCGCAAGCTGATCCTTGAGAGCATAGCAGATGGGGTCTTTACCGTGGACAAAGATTGGCGGATCACGTCTTTTAATCGGGCCGCGGAGAATATCACGGGCTACACCGCCGAAGAGGCCATCGGTAGGCACTGTCATGAGATATTTCAATCGAGTATCTGCGGCGAGGCCTGTGCCCTTGCAAACAGCATAAAGAATAAGACCCCAGTACGCAACAGATCGATCTTCATAAGGCACAAGAGCGGCAAAAACATCTCGATCAGCATAAGCGCTGCGCCGCTCCTGGACAATACAGGGGACGTGATAGGCGGCGTCGAGACCTTCAGGGATATAAGCGCCATCATGACCCTCCGTAAGGAGATCACGAAGCGCTATACATTCGGCGATATCATAAGTAAGAGCGCCATAATGAGAAGGAGGGTGTTTGATATCCTGCCTGATATTGCAAGGAGCGACAGCAACGTCTTGATACTCGGTGAGAGTGGGACAGGAAAGGAATTGGTGGCCAGGGCCATTCACAATTTTTCGAGGCGCATGAAAGGGCCATTTGTGGCAGTGAACTGCGGGGCGCTGCCTGACACCCTCCTTGAATCCGAACTTTTTGGCTACAAGGCTGGGGCCTTTACTGACGCAAAGAAAGACAGGCCGGGCCGGTTTGCTGCGGCGGAGAAGGGTACACTTTTTCTTGATGAGATAGGAGACATCTCCCAGGCCCTTCAGGTTAAACTCTTGAGGGTGCTCCAAGACAAAGTCTACGAGCCGCTCGGATCAAACAGGCCGGTGAAGGCCGATGTCCGGATATTGGCGGCCACGAATCGGGATCTCGGCGAACTAGTCAGGGAAGGCAGGTTCAGGGAAGACCTTTATTACCGTCTGAACGTGGTAAAGATACAGCTTCCACCCCTTCGGGAACGCAAGGAGGACATCCCTCTTTTGATTGAGCACTTTATAGCGAAGTTCAACGCCCAAAAGGAGAAGGAGATAACCGGGATATCCCAGGAGGCCGTCGATAGGCTTATGCAATATGACTTTCCTGGCAATATACGCGAGCTTGAAAATATAATAGAATATGCCTTTATCCTTTGTCACGATGGAATGATCCAACTCCAACACCTGCCGGAGCCATTTTGTCAGAAGACCAATGAAGAGCTCTTGCCGGCCATTGATTCAAACAAGCCGCTAGGCCTCGATGAAATAGAAAAGATCGCGATCACCAAGGCCCTTGAGCGCAACAACTGGCGGCGTCTGGCTACATGCAGGGAGCTTGGGATTTCAAAAGATACACTCAGGCGCAAGATCCAGCGTTACGGCATAGAGGCGCCGATAGAGGTGCCAGGAGAGGAATAGATGTCTTGTTTGTCCTCATGGTCTGGGTGCGATACTGCAAGGTTTTGGAATTTATGTTTGTGGTTGCAACGTAGGTAAAAAGATCAGTGGGGCGGCAAGACGGTTTTCCCATCTATTGGTCGTCTGGCCGGCAGACGGTCGCTATGGACAGGTCTTGCGATTATAGATGAACTGTGAGTTATGTATCATCGGTTGAGAAATCTATTTTGCCGCCGCACGTTTCGTGGATTTCAGGTGGGCATCCGGCGACCTTCCAGCAGGGCATGACCTCCAGAAGACGTTTTATCCCAGGGATGCTGATTCCTTCTTCGTGGATCAAAGTGCGCAGACATGTTATCCATTGGATGTCGTTTTGTGAATAAAGCCTCCTGGCCCCGCCGTATTTAGGTCTTATCAGCCCTTCTGTTTCATATATTCTGAGCGTCCTAGGATG of Dissulfurimicrobium hydrothermale contains these proteins:
- a CDS encoding sigma 54-interacting transcriptional regulator; the protein is MSENEGRIEKQLATKTVRPNDALFIVNANCKVIYFNEAAKRFTGLGFADLMGADFKSLFIKKADEQLPCICDDIQAGRVIRNRRVFFSEKVRREREAMFMTVLPCFNEEDGFDGAVVLLRNSVDETVISELALESIADGVFAVDKDWRIRSFNSAAEKITGWSKEEAIGKRCSEVFHSNICEAGHIQKALGQIARCYPFNTEVCETRCILAKSIEIQRPIANETIFIKRRDGRSLPVSISAAPLLDNTGDVIGGVETFRDITSEVERKLILESIADGVFTVDKDWRITSFNRAAENITGYTAEEAIGRHCHEIFQSSICGEACALANSIKNKTPVRNRSIFIRHKSGKNISISISAAPLLDNTGDVIGGVETFRDISAIMTLRKEITKRYTFGDIISKSAIMRRRVFDILPDIARSDSNVLILGESGTGKELVARAIHNFSRRMKGPFVAVNCGALPDTLLESELFGYKAGAFTDAKKDRPGRFAAAEKGTLFLDEIGDISQALQVKLLRVLQDKVYEPLGSNRPVKADVRILAATNRDLGELVREGRFREDLYYRLNVVKIQLPPLRERKEDIPLLIEHFIAKFNAQKEKEITGISQEAVDRLMQYDFPGNIRELENIIEYAFILCHDGMIQLQHLPEPFCQKTNEELLPAIDSNKPLGLDEIEKIAITKALERNNWRRLATCRELGISKDTLRRKIQRYGIEAPIEVPGEE
- a CDS encoding MerR family transcriptional regulator, with product MAKIRPKRQTDFPDPQTPIYPIGVAARMIGVHPRTLRIYETEGLIRPKYGGARRLYSQNDIQWITCLRTLIHEEGISIPGIKRLLEVMPCWKVAGCPPEIHETCGGKIDFSTDDT